The DNA window tcgagatggcccagtggttagaacgcgtgcatctgaaccgatgattcaaacccaggcaagcaccgctgattcatgtgcttgatttgtcttataattcttctcgtgctcagtggtaaaagaaaaaatactgaggaaacctgcatgtgacaaatttcatagaaattctgtcacatgtgtattccaccaacccgcattggaacatcgtggtggagtatgttctaaaccaaagggagagaaggcctttagcccagcagtgggaatttacaggctgttgttgtgtattAATCAATCAACCCATATTagtgtattttatgtttattacgtTGGCTgcggcatattttttttatggaataggttggcggacgagagcatatgggtcacctgatggtaattgatCACCggcacccatagacaatgacgctgtaagaaatattaactattccttacatcgtcaatgcaccaccaaccttgggaactaagatgctatgtcccttgtgcctgtagttacactggctcactcacccttcaaaccggaacacaacagtacgcagtattgttgtttagagttataatatctgatgagggagtggtacctacccaggcgggcttgcacaaagccctaccaccaagtaaatagtattttttccaTTCCTTAAAGTATGAGGCGTTTAAAACTTCGTAggaaaactattaaatatcGACACGGCTTACTCTACCCAACTAGACCCTGTTATTTGTATTATGTGTACccacattgaaacagcgtggtggaatatgttccaagcgtTCTCCTCAAAGCGCCTTAGCTCAGCatcgggaaatttacaggctgttattaaaaatacacttaCTCAAATCCTCGTCGATGCCATACAGGATGATTCCATTCGGCCACAATTTGTCACGGTAATAATCCAAATTATCTTCGCTTATGAATGGATAATCAGATAATTTGTCAAATGTACGTCTCTGTATTATCTGCAGCGGTTGATATATGCGACCGCATTCCGATTGatatttcgaatttatataatttcgatTCTTCGTCGATATAAGCGTATCTGTTGATTGTGCATCCTGGAAATTTTGGATTATTGAAAGCTTCCATTTTCACATCTAAGAGCCGAAACCAGACCCGTCTCTTCCAGTGGACACTTTAGGCAAGTGCCCAGGCCCTGTGATCGGTAGGGTCCCCCTTAgatcaaatataaacatttgcATATTCTTAAAGATTCTGAGTTTTCAGACGGGCACAAACCAGTAACTACGTATTTCAACAAGGTATAGTATAAGTTCAATTCGCAAATTGAAGAACAAAGTcatatacctattatattaatatgccCAGGGCCTCCAAAAGGTTAAAGATGGCCCTGGCCGAGCCTGTCTTCTAAGAGGCTGTAATCTTTTAGGATTTAAAGAGCAATTGATTGTTTCGATTTAAATGGTTAGCGAGCCAATGTTACGAACGATGTACATCTTTTCGCTCATGAACGCTGTGAGCGATGGTCAACATTTCTTTCACTATCCATAAGCAgtaaacagatattttttaCACACTTTTTAAGGTTTAAGAATATATCATACTAGCAGTCACCGTATGCCATTTTAGTTGGTTGGGCATCAAAAggcataataaaatagaatagatCCTTCTTGTAGCTATCGTCCAATAATCaatgggacaaaaatcggctaacgctatttatatataatatatagatttaacaGAAAGCTAAAAGGTTATATTGAAGTAGGTTACATGCCTTAggattatttagtaataattaatatacactaaaattgacatttaaaaaagtctacaaattattatatataataacttaccTTATCTtcgaattttttaattaagtcaaAACTATTTATCGTTGaacctaaaataaattaatgaatttttcatatcattaacaatatatcaaaaatttaaatatcagtcGGTGACTGAAAGAATACCGCATTAAATGAAATTCTTTGGGGTGCGACTAGAAACATACCAATTTgtaaaaaagatttgaattcTTTATGGCCTAAAtgtcattttcttttatttatattttttcgacTACTCGCTAGCGGATACGCCCGTGTTTTGGGTGttattgttatgtgttaggcaaaaaatagcctatgccTTTTCTTAAAGTTAGGAAACCCCAATACCACTAACAAACTAACCGTTTATCCCAGAAGGCTGAGTGAGTAGGATCTTAACCAGATGCCTTTACaatggttaaaaaaaatgtgttttttcttttaatatggTTGGACAACACGACacacattattctgatcccattgtaagtagctaaagcacttgtgttatggaaaatcagaagtaacgaagttacctcaaacacccagatcaaagacaacatagaaaactaatgaactttttctaaatcgactcagccgggaattgGACCCGaggcctcggagtggcgtacccatgaaaaccggtgtacacactactcgaccacggagatcgtcaacattacaataatacagAGTAATTAGAACATCTACagagtattaaaaaatattcgataGGGAAATCTctctattgaatattttttagtataaaatcatatttttaataagacggtgattttctaatttaaacatatattgttgatataaaaTTGTCATATAGCATGTGACTACATCAgaatgaaaacaattaaatgtataccATTTGGATTAATGCTTGCTTTTAGCATCTCCACAACGATCCTCGCTATATCCTTTTGATTCAGACATTTATAGCCGATGGGCATATCctagaattaaaacaaaaaatcgggataataaaccaaaaataaagtaactataTAAACTTTCGGACGCCATCAgctaaaaatatgttgttgaataatacaattatttaaaataaagggtCTGCAttcatattcaattcaatttaaataggAATAAAATACTGATATAGCCCAAGAAAATACAATTatcttaactaaatatattgtacaaGGTATCATCACCGAAATTCTATAACTTTCATTCCGGCAaagaagaaaacatcgtgaagggTTGCATCGGATAATAATTTTACGTCCCAATCGATCCCAACCGAAATGACCCAGTTGTTggagcgcgtacatcttaaccgatgactccGGCTTCAAAGCCAGGTAAGCgccaatgaattttcatgtgatttatttgtatttataattaatctgtgGAAAACATGGTGAAGAaacagcatgtgtctaatttcaacgaaaatctGCCctatgtgaatccaccaacctgcaCGGCGATAGCGAGGTCGAAGATACTCCTAACCTTCTCATAAGGAGTGGACCTTAgtccagaagtgggaaatttacagggctTTTTAGCgtaatgttacaaattaataagTTCTTACGATTCTAAGGTTTTTTTATCTTTCTGCCACTCTCATAAGAAGACCTATAAGCCCAGTACTAGATTACCAGGCTGTTATTTCCATTTAAACAACTTAATATACTTACTATTACACTTTTGCTGAAATCGTAAACAATTGGCATACAATTTTTCCACTTATCCGGAttacttatatacaatattttgtccCCATTACTGGTATTTAAATTCATCTGGGCTTGAAAGAATTTGATgcatatttcattttgaatttgaGAAAATGTCGTCATAATAATATCTTGAGAATGTGTGTCTGTCAaccaaattatgtaaattttgtttaagtaGGATTAtcacaagaacttttgaattaGTAATTGACaagaaaatctatatttttaaataatagctgtacctgagctgagatggcccagtggttagaacgcgtgcgtcttaaccgatgattgcgatgggtttaaacccaggcaagcaccactatatgtatgtgcttaattcgtgtttataatttatctcgtgctcgtcggtaaaggaaaacttcgtgaggaaacctgcatgtgccttattccatcgaaattctgccacatgtgcattccccaacccgcattggaacagcggggtgcaatatgttccaaaccctctccttaatggaagaggatgcctcatcccagcagtgggaaatttacaggctgttactttacttttttttaccttACATGACTTGCAGACTATGAAATTacgtttaatatattcttaccGCCTAATGCACATACATCCATACCTTGTcgttgtatatattaaaaaaaagcttacgAATGCCTGTCACGGGCTTGGGTTTACTTTTATGGCGAgaaatatgtctttttttttagataattagAATGTCTTGATGGTTTACAATATCGTTATTATATAATCAGATTATTAGTCTAttctttttaaatgatattttcatCTTCTTATtggaaataatatgtatttttttttattttagtctatttgTCTTTTTATTTCGCCTTTTAAGGCTTTAACCACGTGGATTTAACTACGAATTTTAGGCAGTATAAGAGTATAGactctgaaaaaaataatttaaaaaagtaccaTAATCCTTGCTATTAATAGCGTAATGCACGATTCCATTCTTCCAAATAATTCCGGTGacgaattttaaacataataatatcgCACAAGTCAAACGCATTTTACTATCGAATTATTTGCGAGACtggctataaaaataaattgaaatctttaaccgtgaaataaaattgagaaaACGTTTTGAATTGTTACTAAAggattctttttattttactaagacTATATTCATAACTCAATTTTTAAACACTCGTACGAAATGaaacacaaaaacaattattattttcaatattttttattatcatcgacttttattttttctttcactCTGTTTTTATTACtcaacaacatcacatacattactctgatcccaatgtaagtagctaaagtacttgtgttgtggaaaatctgaaacgacggtaccacaaacacccagacccaagacaagatagaaagctaatgataatctacatcgactcggccgggaatcggacccgggacctcagtgacgtacccatgaaaaccaatatacacaccactcgacctccGAGGTCATCGAGGTTTTTTCTCCCGTTGCTATCGCGACACtctcttttctttttgttattgtatatattcttgttggtagggctttgtgcaagcctgtctgggtagatacatcatgagcttaatttgtgttataatttatctcgtgatctgcgttgaaggaaaacatcccgaggaaacctgtatgtgtctaatttcatagaaattctgccacatggtatatttcaccaacccacagtatgttccaaaccttctcctcaaaaggagaggaggccttaacccagcagtggaaaatttacaggattttgttgttgttataatactAAACAAGTTTTCGtgcttaaaataattgtttcaatCCGGTGACGGATAAGTCaccgtataaataaaaatcattagttttaatttgggattgtgtttatttcatatctgattattttttttatcagccTTGCCAGTACTTCCGGTGATATGTAGCATTCTTGACTGAAATTGATTGTAATGGCTTCAATAGTTTGACTTCCAGACATAAGTAACTTTAAAAAGCCCCAAAAATATACACAGCGATCGAATCGAGCAATATTGCTGGCCAATGTAGATCAccaaaacgaaaaataattacagaaatGAAACCTTTAGGATCCGTAGTGGGTGCAGTATAAGCCGTTGCTCGATCTTTTGGAGTCACATGTTCTGGTCCCAATTCGACTAGTTTTCAAAAAAGAAAGTCATTGTAAATGACTTCGTTGCTACCGGTCATAGTAATGACTAGTAATGCGTTCTTTTCCAAAAAACTAATGCCCGCTGACTCTTCAGCGTAAACTCAAAACTATTTCTCATACGCCGATTATCGGTACCATAGAATCGGTAATTCTACTTGACATCCACACACACATGAAAATGTCATTGatcataaatattgttttatggcATAGATGCCAAACGAACAGGTGGCTCCAGGAAATGGGTAAGCTCTCTtattgaaggttcccaaattgTATCAATTCGAAAAACTCGGCGAAAGTTGGTTccgcagaaaatgtcttaaaagtcGTGCTGTTGTAGATTTCTAGACTTCAAGATGTTATACATGAGATGTAATATTCCATTTTGCGATGAATAGTTTCTTCCTCATAGTTGATATACAAGGGTTGTGATGGATTAAGACTTGAGCGTAGGTTACACGCACTTTTGGGCCAACGACTAGCTGATGCCTTGTCTACAATTTGCAAGGCATCATCTCAGCACAGGAACCAGACAATAATCTGTAAAGGCTGGGCATTGACGCCCAATTGTGTTGTCTTTAGTCTGGCGACGAGGCTGACCACATACGCAAAACGGCAACTCAAGACCGCCTAGACCTGACAGCATCACGTGTTTACCCATACTCTTCTACACGATCAACAAAACCAATGTACTACTGTACCAACCGAAGCACTTACCCAAAAAAACAAGACAAAAATCCTCAGTTTTCAGTAATATGGTGATTTATGACTTAATGGCTAGTATTTTGCATCAACTTACTTCACAAACCTCCAGACAGAACTGCCATTCTTATGACCAACGGGTGATGACTTTTTTTCAACTTATCTTCATTTATTCCAGATATCCTGATAGATGCATCTTGCGGGCATGGCAGGTCTGAATGTTCTACCACAAAGACTACCCATGGGAGTCATTGGATTTATGACATTACTCTCATTGTTGACGGCTGTAGAACACGCTGAACACAGCTACACTTTATTTCCATATATATGGGAATCTTCCCAAATATACGCAATCCCATAGGCAAGCAGATCGTTGGTGGGACAATCGAATCGTCAAAATTTCATTGCCTTCGATTAcgatatataaacattaaaaaaatactggtaCGCTTTCTCGTATTATGAGATCTTTTTGAACTTAAAcatcacaaaaacaaaattctGTATAAATATTCTAATCATCAATTATCTGTTGttattctttacaataattaaaaatctgttgttaacagattataaatacatatacatacaataaaccTTACCTtatgtacttttaattttgatacaaaCTTTAACAATTAAGACTAAACTTTATCAAAAGACaaattatactcttgggactaGAATATTTCATCTGACATGTACCTAGCACGACCATGTAATGATACGATGTAATGGTCGGTCCTTAAGTCGTATTTCAAAACCATAAACTAGATTTATAACATCAACGAATGACTCATTATAATAGAACAGCTAcacaaccccccccccccctttcccAGTTGAAATTTCCAAAAGTCCTTTCTTAGCAGAtgcttatattacaaaataatatgtataaaatatcatcTTAGTGGAGTTTGTAGTTTTGGTACTCAgtcaatatacacatatatctcAAGTTATCTCATATCTGAAATATTGccagattatatataaaaaatattgataagatCATATCACAATTCACGAAATATAACTGATTATAATACTACACTTTACTACACACTACGTTATATCTTTGGTACTCTTAAAATCTCTTCATCCATCTTCTTACACACAAGAACGAGATAGCAAGTCATTGCattctatcaattaaaataactatgtaCAGTATATAACAAACCTTACACATTTAGTATCATACATAGCACTTAATACTGcgacatatatataatctatttcgataaaaaaattagtttataCTAACCTTACATTTTCTCAGGCGGTACAGTtcgaaaaacaaatacataaacgtcaattaattattattcgaatttcgagtttaaattgaattataaaaatatatttcattaaccTTATTAACGTAATTCAACACAACTGTATTTCATAGTTCAacataatttagtaaaaaaactatttaaaaaattaaagcatgtCTTATACATAATAATCTTCAACCTTAAAATCAgtacaattttaaaactttttatgttaccatttattaatacttacacaatattttaaggCTTTACTAGACGACCCCAAGGTCAGATATGGATCAATCAACTTTATAGAACTATTACAAAATACTTAAGCATAACAATATAAAGATTTCGATTCATCTAAAACCGCCATATTGGTTTTCTTTAATTGTCAACGTTCAACGCTTGCTATCTCTTTCACTCCTAAACAAAAGAACGAGACAACAGTACGTCCACACATCCATAcacaaatacatacaattaaaactaTCTTAATACTAATAAACAGTCTTCTTTCTTCGGGTACAAAAAATGAAACTTCAATTACTCGTATTATTTAGtcaaattaacttatatttttattacaatacaaatagtcgacttatatataactataattagaGAGGATACTGGGATGCGATCAATTGTTTCAAAAGTATGTGTAGTATATACCAATCACAGAAGAGAAACGACTTTGACCTTCAATTCAAGCGATATCATTTGCCGAGATTTTGAATAACCCGTGTTCATTGTGGATTTGTGAAtgtgaatttttaaattgaattaatttaatttgaatttcgaacttgttccaattcgaaattcaaattaagagtCAATATAAGTAGTGAAGTGAAATCATCATCACAGTAAGATCAACTGTTTCAAGTGCACAATATGACAGAACTACGAgtaaatctataatattcatattatttatcattactcCTACTGCCATTGGAATAGACTTTAGTTAATTTCACCATTGATATCAATATATGACATGAAATTGTTCTTATAATGTTGATCGGGTTAAAACATTGATCGCACACACATTTACCAACGGACCCAGACATTATCCCTTATCCCCTCTATTCTACTATCTCACATATACACAAAGTTAAATCTGCACAAACTCTGCGACAGGGACGATATTATCGGTCCGTAGCCCTGTGCGTTGTCGTACAACTCGAATAGGGGTGCCGCTACTAACTTATAGTTCTTGGGCACAGCGAATAGAGCCCTGTCTTGCAATTGGACAAGGAAAAGGCGTTTGTGTTCTTTCGGTTTCGTTATGTGCGGTGGAATGTATGGATACTGGGGAGGTTCGAAGTTTGGACGCCACCAGTTACCTGAAATTACACAAGCTTATGTATAGATTACAACAGAATAATGACGTCATTCTAACTGATTTTGAGTTAGACGTTATCTTTCTCGTCTAGTCAGATTACATGCCATTAATTAATTgccaaacttaatttttattacttttctccAGCTTAAATaactttcaatatatttattatgtaagaatctaaaaaaaattccaTATATGCTTGGTCGGTTTTGTAAATCGACGTTCGACATCGAATCGATAAGATGATCAAAGCACACTAAAGatattaaatgacaattaatGAGTTCACACATTTCAATAATACATAGATATTGcaacattaaaaaagaaagatacagacgaattgataaccctCTCCTTTtcgaagtcggttgaaaacatgatggaaaaagaaaatagaaaCAATGCTTTACTAATACTTTCATATTCTCTACTTGGTAgttctttgtgcaagcccgtctgggtaggtaccacccactcatcagttattctaccgccaaataacagtactcagtattgttgagttctggtttgaaggttgagtgagccagtgtaactacaggcacaagggacatgacatcttagttcccaaggttcgtggcacattgacgatgtaaggaatagttaatatttcttacagcgtcattgtctatgggtgatggtgaccacttaccatcaggtggcccatatgctcgtccgcaaacttataccacaaaaaaaaaatataataataataataaaaatgtactataaAGCCtggaatttgaaatatttaactaaCGCAAGCCAGATACTATTTAATAAGACGGATAAAattttggtccttcgagccggataacGCTAAAATAATCTcccaatatataataattaaacagcTAGTTTAGTATTTATACCATAAACACATACCAATGGTATCCTCTATGGACCACTCCTGTTTTACTCCATCTTGTCTACCGAGCGTCTCAGTGAGCAGTCTTTTCAATCCTTCGATTTCATCCTGTAATTTAGAAAGCAAATTTAATTCTATAAGTCTACATATCCATTTCAAACTATCACGTGCAATGGGATCACGTAGAATGGATATGTCTTTCTCATCCTAATTTTGGCACCACAAAGATAGGGGAGGGCCTTACTGGACCAAACAGACACTTGCTTTGCAAATCTTACAAAAACATGAATATTcgaatcttttgaataaaatttatattattatattcagatTGTTACTAAGTAGGTACAACACGACATAGTCACGACATCTTGTGGACAAGTTTGCTAGTTTGAAACTTGTAAGTAAAtactttcaattattaattccagacttaaaccaaaaaaatattattgtatattttatttcagacaaTTAATTGATATGAGTAAGATTTTGATACCTCTCCAGGATTCAGTTCTCCACCCGGTAACTTGAAGAACGCTGTGCCCAGCTGGAGAAGCAGCACATGAGGTAGACCATGTTCATGAACCAATAGCACACCTTCTACTGATCtgtaaaatatgtttcttttttacatcaatattttgttattgtattagtTGATACGAGTCaggatgtcccagtggttagaacgggtgcttcttaaccggtgattgcgggataaaacccaggcaagcacctctgattcatgtgcttaatttgtctttataattcatctcgtactcagcggtaaaggaaaacattgcattggaacagcgtggtgaaatatgttccaaaccttctcctcaaagggagaggaggcctttagcccggcagtgggaatttacaggctgttgttgttagttGATACAGcctaagatatatttatactaaattaacttattattaactttattatatgtgaTAATATGTAAAGTTTTTAATCTTAGGTATGTTTAAGCTTCATCAGCATCGTATAAGAATATGTTAAGATAACATTGCATTTTTTTCAGTATATTATCTAAATAACATAAAgctgaatttattaataatgaaataaaattcataattgttttgtacaaatgattatagttttaattaagagatattatacataattgttccaattaatgtaatttaaataataaatgagcaattcttgtaaatataaaaaacaaatccgTGTATCTCAGAATGGTTCAGAATGCGTCTTTCCTGAAAAGAAGACTTTTACAAAATACACAAAGAGAAAGAACTCAAGCACCAAGtacttatatttacaatataaaatatattaacagtcttcgtctacactaatattataagtaggaaagttattattagttatgtctacactaatattataaatgtgagagtTTTTATCAGTTATGTCAAACTACTAAGTCTCCTAAGGTCACTCTCCTGTTAAAACCGGAAAACATATTCCTAAAACACGTGAAAAGTACAGGCTGACATGTAGTATGAAAAGTGTTTCAACCTAAGACCATtcttttgcataattttatatatgaccAAGCCTCTACGGACCTCTAcaacaatttctatgaaaaattcgaactaattgtattttatacttCAATTTCTACACATTCGAATACTGCCTAACTCTGATTACAGCAGATTATCATCTATAACACAGAGGGTTAAGTTCTATTTCCTTGACTACAAAATCAAAACACAGAAACGACAGACaagtatgtaaaaaataaacaaaatctaagGAAATCGCCACTTATACCACAAACTATGTCCAGtaatcgattatttttatttaaatagagtgTTTTACGCACCTTCGCATGCCAATTTTTCCAAATTCCTCACGCATCCTTTGAAACCTGGCTGGTACAGATGCATCTTTCTCAAATAATGGTTCCTTGGTACCAAATGTGTAATTCGTTAAGGGGTAAAGATTTATAGTTCTGTTTAATGTTAAACTAGCATTGCTTTGACTATTTTGATGCTGTACACCAGGCCTCGCTGGCCATTGCTTGTTACCGGCTCCTTGTACTGCCGCCATTTTAACCGTTTCACACCCTCTTGgcacttattttataaaagtatgttCGACTTTTCAATGACGAAAGTCTAGTTcaagtattttgttataaaatataatacaaaatacagTTTTTActacaaagtaaatttataaagaaaacaatacaCTCGCGCAAGCTTCGGTCCGCCATGTACaaaattacagattaaaaattattgtatcaACTATC is part of the Vanessa cardui chromosome 30, ilVanCard2.1, whole genome shotgun sequence genome and encodes:
- the LOC124542263 gene encoding uncharacterized protein LOC124542263, coding for MRLTCAILLCLKFVTGIIWKNGIVHYAINSKDYDTHSQDIIMTTFSQIQNEICIKFFQAQMNLNTSNGDKILYISNPDKWKNCMPIVYDFSKSVIDMPIGYKCLNQKDIARIVVEMLKASINPNGSTINSFDLIKKFEDKDAQSTDTLISTKNRNYINSKYQSECGRIYQPLQIIQRRTFDKLSDYPFISEDNLDYYRDKLWPNGIILYGIDEDLKKSEDYVTLKHSMMAIERSTCLSFQEFVNDDELSANSYIWFGKEGNDMPLFGFGGGKQEISLSSFLRGAPGHTGHVINNLLRIVGVHMMSNRYDRDNYVIINWKNVEKGKEHFLEKVPEAAWISAIPYDFNSVTHASANYMCGNCDLGQTTVQPIQDRLWHRTLSMGRVNSLSELDILLIDIIYHSQCGERETKRKSKNKQ
- the LOC124542180 gene encoding cleavage and polyadenylation specificity factor subunit 5, producing MAAVQGAGNKQWPARPGVQHQNSQSNASLTLNRTINLYPLTNYTFGTKEPLFEKDASVPARFQRMREEFGKIGMRRSVEGVLLVHEHGLPHVLLLQLGTAFFKLPGGELNPGEDEIEGLKRLLTETLGRQDGVKQEWSIEDTIGNWWRPNFEPPQYPYIPPHITKPKEHKRLFLVQLQDRALFAVPKNYKLVAAPLFELYDNAQGYGPIISSLSQSLCRFNFVYM